From a single Apium graveolens cultivar Ventura chromosome 2, ASM990537v1, whole genome shotgun sequence genomic region:
- the LOC141694956 gene encoding uncharacterized protein LOC141694956 — MEIYQEADWMTPLRNFLEKGILPPDRREVLKVKYRATSYTIINGRMYRRSVSQPLLRCLNTEKQHQALKVVHEGICGEHLAGRSLAFKMLRQGFFCPTLKADVIEYAKKCVQCQLFATVQKQPPEEMNSFLIPIAFAMWAVDIVVILPTRTKQAKYCIIAIDYMTK, encoded by the coding sequence ATGGAAATTTACCAAGAAGCTGATTGGATGACCCCACTGAGAAACTTTCTGGAGAAGGGTATCCTGCCTCCAGATAGAAGGGAAGTACTGAAGGTAAAATATAGAGCAACGAGCTACACAATCATTAATGGAAGAATGTATCGCCGGTCTGTCAGTCAGCCCCTCCTCAGATGTCTGAATACAGAAAAACAACATCAAGCTCTCAAAGTGGTGCACGAGGGTATTTGCGGAGAACACCTGGCTGGTCGGTCCCTCGCCTTCAAAATGCTTCGTCAAGGATTCTTTTGTCCAACTTTGAAAGCCGATGTCATCGAATATGCCAAGAAGTGTGTACAATGCCAGTTGTTCGCCACTGTTCAAAAGCAACCCCCTGAAGAAATGAATTCATTCCTCATCCCTATTGCGTTCGCCATGTGGGCCGTGGACATAGTTGTAATTCTCCCCACTAGAACGAAACAAGCAAAATACTGCATAATCGCCATTGACTACATGACCAAGTGA
- the LOC141694972 gene encoding uncharacterized protein LOC141694972 has protein sequence MTIKAQDLADFMVECTFSGPRDLTPDEQLIWAPRKWKLFVDGSAAGKKCGAGLILSSPEGFEICQVIRFDFPLTNNEAEYEALLAGMKLARSLEANHLRAFRDSMLVVKHFSGEYEQRDPRTKAYATKVKDASLSFETFELSQIGRENNGREDTLSRLASAETQSLISSIYLTKAKTPSI, from the coding sequence ATGACGATTAAAGCCCAAGACTTAGCTGACTTTATGGTCGAATGCACATTTTCGGGGCCGCGGGACCTTACCCCAGATGAACAGCTCATTTGGGCCCCAAGGAAATGGAAACTCTTCGTAGATGGATCGGCCGCTGGGAAGAAGTGTGGAGCCGGCTTAATACTCTCCAGCCCCGAAGGGTTTGAGATATGTCAGGTTATAAGATTCGATTTTCCTCTGACGAATAATGAAGCAGAATACGAAGCACTCCTTGCGGGAATGAAGTTGGCACGAAGCCTTGAGGCGAATCACCTGAGGGCCTTCCGCGATTCTATGCTGGTAGTAAAACACTTCTCAGGAGAATATGAGCAAAGGGACCCGAGGACGAAGGCTTATGCCACCAAGGTAAAAGATGCTTCTCTGTCATTTGAAACTTTTGAGCTCAGTCAAATTGGCAGGGAGAACAATGGACGGGAAGACACCCTTTCCAGGCTAGCTTCAGCTGAGACACAGAGCCTAATCAGTTCTATCTACCTTACCAAAGCCAAGACGCCTTCGATCTAG